From Odontesthes bonariensis isolate fOdoBon6 chromosome 21, fOdoBon6.hap1, whole genome shotgun sequence, a single genomic window includes:
- the narfl gene encoding cytosolic Fe-S cluster assembly factor narfl translates to MASHFSGVLQLTDLDDFITPSQECVKPVKVEKKQGKSVARIQIEDDGSYVQVNLDGGKQKLERAKISLNDCLACSGCITSAESVLITQQSHEELLKVLRNNKTNEAEQKTVVVSVSPQSRASLAARYDLSSSETGSRLSSFFKRLGVHHVFDTSFSRSFSLLESQREFVERFQRREQDSKALPMLTSACPGWICYAEKTHGEYILPYISTTRSPQQVMGSLVKGYFAEKQGLSPQQIYHVAVMPCFDKKLEASRSDFFLNKAETREVDCVITSGEVQKMLEEENVSLNDVDPVALDTMFSSVCGDQFLSHAGSGSGGYLHHVFTYAAKQLFGEEVKELTYKTLRNKDFQEVRLERDGEVLLCFASTYGFRNIQNLVQKLKRGKSPYHFVEVMACPSGCLNGGGQVKPGTGQNQKEFLQKVEQLYKAERPLLPEDDAGVAELYRSWLHSVGEERAKELLHTQYHAVEKMGNGLTMKW, encoded by the exons atggcttctcactTCAGCGGTGTCCTACAACTGACGGATCTGGACGATTTTATCACCCCCTCTCAG GAATGTGTCAAACCAGTCAAAGTAGAGAAGAAACAAGGGAAATCGGTGGCCAGAATACAGATAGAAGATGATGGCAGTTACGTTCAAGTCAACCTG GATGGTGGGAAGCAGAAGCTGGAGAGAGCAAAGATCTCACTGAATGACTGTTTGGCCTGCAGTGGCTGCATCACCTCAGCTGAGAGCGTCCTCATCACGCAGCAGAGTCACGAGGAGCTTTTAAAAGTGCTGCGGAACAACAAG ACCAATGAGGCAGAGCAGAAGACCGTGGTTGTGTCGGTGTCACCTCAGTCCAGAGCCTCCCTCGCAGCACGCTATGACCTCAGTAGTAGTGAGACGGGCAGcagactctcttctttctttaaacGCCTGG GGGTCCATCATGTGTTTGACACCAGCTTTAGTCGGAGCTTCAGTCTGCTGGAGAGTCAGAGAGAGTTTGTTGAGCGCTTCCAGAGGAGGGAGCAGGACAGCAAGGCCCTGCCCATGCTAACATCTGCCTGTCCAG GTTGGATCTGCTATGCAGAGAAGACACATGGGGAGTATATTCTTCCATATATCAGTACCACCCGCTCTCCACAGCAGGTGATGGGTTCTCTAGTTAAAGGCTATTTTGCAGAAAAACAG GGGTTGAGTCCACAGCAGATCTACCACGTGGCAGTGATGCCCTGCTTTGATAAGAAACTTGAGGCCTCTCGCTCAGATTTCTTCTTAAACAAAGCTGAGACCCGAGAAGTGGATTGTGTCATCACCTCTG GAGAGGTTCAGAAAATGCTGGAGGAGGAAAATGTTTCTCTTAATGATGTTGATCCCGTAGCCCTGGATACAAT gttcagcagtgtgtgtggggATCAGTTCCTGAGCCATGCTGGCAGTGGGTCAGGTGGTTACCTCCATCATGTCTTTACTTATGCTGCCAAGCAGCTCTTTGGAGAGGAGGTGAAGGAGCTCACCTACAAAACACTCAG GAATAAAGACTTCCAGGAGGTGAGACTGGAGAGAGATGGTGAAGTCCTGCTGTGCTTTGCCTCAACCTACGGTTTCCGCAACATTCAGAACCTTGTGCAGAAACTCAAGAGGGGAAAGTCGCCTTACCACTTTGTGGAAGTTATGGCCTGTCCATCAG GCTGCCTGAATGGCGGCGGGCAGGTGAAGCCCGGGACCGGTCAGAACCAGAAGGAGTTTCTCCAGAAAGTTGAGCAGCTCTACAAGGCAGAGCGCCCCCTGCTGCCCGAAGATGATGCTGGAGTGGCCGAGTTATACCGGTCCTGGCTGCACAGCGTGGGGGAGGAAAGGGCCAAAGAGCTGCTGCACACACAGTACCACGCCGTGGAGAAGATGGGCAACGGGCTCACGATGAAGTGGTGA